ACACATCAGACATCCTACAGGGACCATCTCCTGCTCAGTGTCTTTTGCACTGAAAATATGGCAGgaaaagcaattaaaagaaagcaaatagcAAGGGAGGTGTCCAGCCTGACAATATCTTTCCCCCCCAGTAGTTGtagactctttttttttaatggaatagGAATGAATAATCTTCATTAGATTTGCTTACATTTGccttttctccagaaaatcCAGTCCCCACAGCTGGGGGCTGGACCACGCTGACAAATGAAGTCgagctcagcctggcacaggcaggaagaGGGGCTAGGCAGGGAAAAGGCTGCCAGGCTACCCCCAGTGCCCACCCTCCTGCACCCCCTTATCAGCCCCTCCAGGACCTgggtgctgccagtgctgcactGGGCACCGCCCAAGGGGTGCTGGCACCCATGGGGACGTTCTGACATCATGGAATgggagcaggaagagcagcatgGGGAGAGGACACCCCACAGGATTTCTGTGCTGGGGGCACTCAGAGCAGGGTGGGAATGGAGGTGGGAGTGAAGCCACAAGGCAGTAGCAGTGAGGGCTGTTCCCATCCTGCTGTGTCTCAGGGGATGCCAGAACCTTGGGGGTCTGCTCAGGCTGTGGGATCATGGAATGATAgaatgggctgggatggagggacctcacagcccacccagtgccacccagtgccacccctgccatggcagggacacctcccactgtccccagtgtccagcctggccttgggcactgccagggatccaggggcagccccagctgctctgggcaccctgggccagggcctgcccaccctgccagggaacaattcctcattgccaagatcccacccagccctgccctctggcactgggagccattctctggctcctgtccctccatccttgtccccagtccctctccagctctgctgtccttctCCCCCCCAGGCAcgctgctggcaggaggagacCTGCTCATCCAGCAGGTCACTCCTTTCTGCCCAAAGCCTGTGAACAATCACTTTCATGGGAAACCACTCATATGTGTCATGAAGCCTAAGAAAAGTCATGAAATATTTGGGGGTTTGGTgactctgtccctgcccagtcTGCCTGCAGGGAGAAAAACCCTTTGGGACTTGCTGTGAATCATCTTCTCTCCCTCACAGTGTGTACCTTGccagaaagaacaaaatgacTCTTTCTATGGGTGTCGTGACTGAGAAAGGGCATTTATGGGTTGCAGGGGGCTTCTAACACCTTCCTGTGGGTCAGGGGCAGAGAGTGAGTGCCCAGAGATGTGGGtgaggcagggacagagcacagtgCAACCTGGCTGCCAGAAATCCTGGTCTGAATAGCTTTGCCCAATATGTTCCCTTAGAAGTGAGCACATCCTTTCGGCCAAGCATCACTTTTGCCTCGTCATGCTGTGCTCAGATGTGCTTCCCATGCCAAGAACAAGCCCTGCCCAaagagccctgctctgcagacacccaaacccacccaaaactcCCATCCAGGAAATTAAGTCCCTGCTCTTGGCAGAATCGGGCCCCCCCAGTTGCAGAGTGGGCGGCGCAGGGTGGGAGGGATGTGAATAAACAAAGTCTGCTCGGGCCTTGATAGCAAAATGTTTATCTAAAACCTGCCCCcacccagctggctgctgggcCTGTGTGACTCAGCTGATTTTGGGTAGGTTTTATGCCAGGGATGAGCCAGGCTAGATTAAAGTCTTCAATTTGTTTATCTTCCCCTCTGAAAAACATGAATCCTCTCAGTTTCCCTGGTCTAGGAGACACATGCAGGTTTCACAGTAAAATTCTGAGCAGTTCTCCGTGCAAAGCCCCCGGTGTGACCCCGGGGGTGGCAGGGCTTTATCAACCCCATATCCCACAGGCACAATTTCCAGAGGCCAACCCCACACAAACCACGGAAGCACCCAGAGCGAGGGCAGGGGTATTTTCTGTGAGCTGCCCGTGCAGCTGGCcgtgccccccagccctggctgccctcaggACACACGGAGCAGGCAGAGTTCACAGGACGAGCTTTATTTGGCTGTTAGAAGCGGTTGGCTGGGCAGCGGGTGCGGCGCTGCCGCGCTCCCGCGGCTCCTCAGTGGTACTTGCGGGCCAGGGCGTGGGCAACCACACGCACCAGCTTCTGCCAGGCAGCCTGGCACTCGGGAGTGAAGTCCTTGCCAAAGTGGCCGGCCAGGACGACGACCAGGATGTcacccaggagctgtggggacGAGAGCAGCCTCAGCTTAGCAAAGCCCCACACAAGCACTTACACTGCACCCAGGCAAACCTCTGGAAATCTGCAGCCTTAAAAACCTCCCCCAGTTAGTCCTTTCTAACATGCACCTTAAACTTGGTCTCTGCTCTTGCTCTAAATTCTGCTACCGTAGCCAAAAATTCTCCAGAGTATTTTGGagtaaatttttctttgtcCCTTCTGGCTTTGTTTTGGAGTTTCTCTCAAGCAGAAGACCCGGCCGAGCTCCCAGCGCAGCAGGAGATGGTGCTTGGCCCCACAGAGCACAAACAAGGAGCTCATGCTGACGCTGGGGCAtttctgccagccccagccccagcccagggacaaaTGGTGGGGTTAATTCCCCACTGAGACACTCCCAGCCAAAGTTTTCTCTCTGTAGATCCTCTTTGACTTCTGGCATCCAGCTGccatctcctgctcctcactCTCCTCTCTGTTCTCCTCTGTGCCAAACTTTGCTCTtgctccttctcttcccctttaGCTCAAACCTCTTCCTGCTCAACAACTGCTCTCACTTTGTTCTCCCCCTCCACTCCCTCACTGGAACCacatcctcccctcccctgccccctgcccacagcccctaTCACCTCTCAGCCCGTGCGGTGCCTCCCCCCCGGGTGCACTGGgtcccttccctctctgtccctctgcacCTCATCCCCATGCAAaccccagtccctctccctcctgcactgccctggctgggcaAATCCCTCTCCTGGTGGGGATCAGGATCTGGGCACACCCTGCACTGGGAAGGGCAGGTCAGGGCAGAACTCACCCTGAAGTTCTCGGGGTCCACGTGCAGCTTGTCGCAGTGCAGCTCAGACAGCTGGGAGAAGGTGTTCTTGATGCCATCCAGGTTCTTGACGGCCTCCCCGAAGGAGGTCAGCACCTTCTTGCCATGGGCTTGCACCTTGGGGTTGCCGACGATGGCGGTGGCGCCGGACAGGTTCCCGAAGGAGGCGAAGAACCTCTGGGTCCAGGGGTAGACGatcagcagcctggggagagaCACAGGCAGACAGAGTCACATCAGCACTCCCATGGCTGGAGTTCCCCTCTGCAGGTGCAGGGGCAGGTCTGGTGCTGCACCTACCTGGCCAGGGCCTCGCCACCGCACTCGGCGACGTTGACCTTGCCCCAGAGGCCGGTGATGAGCTGCTTCTCCTCAGCTGTCCACTGCACCATGGTGTTGGCAGGAGGGCTGCGTGTCGCACGGAGGAactctggctctggctcccGGAGGATCGCACGCTGGGGAGCCGCTGTCCGGCCCCGCTTTTATCCCCGCGCCGCGCCCCTCCTCTGGCCGCTGCACCCCGTCATTGGCTACGCCCCCGGGGCGTCCCCAAGGCCCTGACACCAGGGGAGGGGACCCAGCATCACCCAGCATCAGGGTGGGGACCCAGGGCAAGGTGCCCAGACCAGCGCCGGGCTTGGCTGGCCAGCTGCCCTGGCCGTCCCTgatttccagccctgctcaagGAGCCATTATctccccacagagccccagcacagccccgtgcacgttctgcagcagctctgctctggggaaggTGCCAGCCCTGGTGTTCTTTGGGTGTGCCAGCCGCTGAGGCAGGAGATGTggacctggggctcctgggtTCTCCCTCTGAATGCACCAggttctccctctcctctccctgcaggaccTGTCAGGCTTTGGGCtctccctttgctttcccaTCAGCTCTTTAGGAGTTTGATTAACTTTAGGATGACACTGCTAAAACCACGGCGTGGCCTCACAGCCAAGAGGGAGCTCCTGTCTCAAAGAACCTCTTGTCAAGggtcaggcagagctggaaaggaGATGTCATAACCCAGGGCAAACCAGCTCCCAGGTGGCTCACAGGGCATGAGGAGAGGTGGGTACACTGGGATTACTGggatcccacagatcccaaatccctggggctggcacagccctcccagcccagggagtgccagctgtgccccatggccaccttgtgcccagcccagagcactcagtgccacctccaggggacacctgcagggatgggcactgcagagctccctgggcagcccctgccaaggtTTGAGCACCCTTTCCTGGAAGAAAAAACATCTGCACAGATGAGCAGCCTGACAGTGCCTGACCCAGGGGTTCAGCAGTCGGAGGATCAGTGGTGTCCTGAGAAGTGGGAGAGTCAGCTGGCTCTCTGCTCTTGTgttcctgtgcccaggtgaaggtgggagggggtgcagggggCAGAGATGGAGCTCATGGGGCATGGGAATGCCCTGCTGGGGTCTGGATGACCTTGGAGCAGAGCATTTGTGTTTGTTCCCGCTcactgcaggaggggctgggccaAAGgaccctggccaggctgggggtgacactgttccctctgcaagcagcactgctgtttcctggaatcacagaacccagactgggctgggctggaagggacccaaaatctcatccagtcccatcccctgccacaggcagggacactttccactgtcccaggttttttccaagtcccatccaaccaAGTGTTGAGGGTTGTGTCTGTTACCTTCTGCCTTTGTTAATCTGAGAATCTTGGGGTTttaaaaagccaacaaaacccCACATGCAGGAAGTTACAAGCCATGGCTCCAATCTCCCTGCCACTTCTCCCACTGCACATTTTTGTACAGTTCTACTCCACTCACTCTGTGAAAGTCTTCAAACATTAAACCAAGCAATGTCACCTGATGTCTCCAAAAAGTGCCAGTGTTcctgtttgtattttctgttgttttttttttggttttgtcctgAACAATCCTCTGGGATCTCCATCTTAGACAAGTTTCACTTGCCTGAAGGAGATCATGGCTCAGTTATCCCATGTTTGTGAGCAtttgctcccccagccctccatccctccctccccattcccacaAAGAACCAGACATCTCCtggtggctggagcagctggtgtTTATTGGGTGATTAGAGCCCAGCAGAACCCGAGGAGATTCCCCAGGAATGTCTCCAGGCAGGAAGTCTCCCAGGATGCTCAGTGGTACTCCTTGGCCAGGGCGTGGGCCACCACACGGACCAGCTTCTGCcaggcagcctggcaggcaggggTGAAGTCCTTGCCGAAGTGGGAGGCCAGGACCACGATGAGGATGTcacccaggagctggcagggagggagcagaagCTGTCAGTGGTgctgcccccagacccctcccctcCAACCAccccctgccctctgctctctgggcagttcacagcacagcaaggagcagATTTGTCCTGGCCCTGTCCATGCACCAGGCTCTCAGCACAGCTCGGGGCCTGGCACTGTCCGGGACCCCTGGGTGTGCTGGATTCTCCCCCAGCACcttcctgtgcctgctctgcacTGTCCTCCCCCAGCTTCTACTGAGTTTACTCcttcctttcccatccctcccacgctggctgtccctgggctcagAACCCTCCTGCCAGAGTGTTTGTGCTTGTTTGCCTTCTGGTTTAGCCACTCCCTCACAGCCAagctcatctcttccctctgaACCCCATCTCAGTTCCTCCCCTCTGGATGCTCCAGGATGTTTTTTCTGACCAGGACACACTGGTCTGAGCATTTCTGCCCGTTCACCTCGCCTGCCTGACTGCCTCCTCTCACagatcccagccccagagctcctctctgctcctccaaATATgactctcctttcccctccacTGCCCCGACCCTCCCTGGGCTctcaggcagccccagggtttCTCTCGAGGTCTCAGGGACTGTCAGACCCCTCTGAGACCCCTGAAGCTCCTCCTGAGCCCggcccctctgcccagctgaggctggagctgAGTGTTGCTCACCCTGAAGTTCTCGGGGTCCACGTGCAGCTTCTCGCAGTGAAGTTTGCTCAGAGAAGCAAAACTTTTCTTGATGCTGTCCAGGTTTGTGACGGCGTCCCCGAAGGAGGTCAGCACCCTCCTGCCATGGTTCACCACGTTGTTGTTGCCAATTATATTACCGGAGTTGGACATGTCCCCGAACTTAGTGAAGAACCTCTGGGTCCAGGGGTAGACGatcagcagcctgggg
The sequence above is a segment of the Haemorhous mexicanus isolate bHaeMex1 chromosome 2, bHaeMex1.pri, whole genome shotgun sequence genome. Coding sequences within it:
- the LOC132324169 gene encoding hemoglobin subunit beta-like, with translation MVNWTDEEKQHITSLWSKVDVTKCGGDALARLLIVYPWTQRFFTKFGDMSNSGNIIGNNNVVNHGRRVLTSFGDAVTNLDSIKKSFASLSKLHCEKLHVDPENFRLLGDILIVVLASHFGKDFTPACQAAWQKLVRVVAHALAKEYH
- the LOC132324171 gene encoding hemoglobin subunit beta codes for the protein MVQWTAEEKQLITGLWGKVNVAECGGEALARLLIVYPWTQRFFASFGNLSGATAIVGNPKVQAHGKKVLTSFGEAVKNLDGIKNTFSQLSELHCDKLHVDPENFRLLGDILVVVLAGHFGKDFTPECQAAWQKLVRVVAHALARKYH